From one Leptospira paudalimensis genomic stretch:
- the pyk gene encoding pyruvate kinase, translating to MPAIEQLRARKTKIVCTIGPATASKEMIRSLALAGMNIARINMSHGDHEFHRKIIRIIKSLNKDELHKHPISILLDTQGPEIRTGDVQNDLHLKVGETFTFHIIPGMEAEAQSVFVNYRDIVKDLKVGDKVTVDNGLINLAVQEIRENELICTVLDGGKLGSRKHINLPGIRVNIPSITPKDQKDILFGLEEDIDFVALSFVRSKEDVLQLREIIDEKKHHAQIIAKIEDQEGLKNLDEIIKTSDGIMVARGDLGVEIEIEELPIVQRRIVKRCQEEGKRVIVATHLLESMIHNPSPTRAEVTDVANAVYEEADAIMLSGETAMGKYPVRCVEMLDKIARRMEMSINLGLAAQRKPKDQKEEMARSAANLADSMQAHAIIAITRRGITANNLASFHPRYPIVHAFTNMTSVRRKLWLTRGVIPYRVDFSSDPEKTINLAIQTLVNNGYLQTGEKVVILSDIIAGDDRVETIQVREVK from the coding sequence ATGCCAGCAATTGAACAACTAAGAGCAAGAAAAACAAAGATCGTATGCACTATCGGGCCTGCGACAGCATCCAAAGAAATGATCCGAAGTTTAGCTTTGGCAGGGATGAATATCGCAAGGATCAACATGAGTCATGGTGACCATGAATTTCACCGTAAGATCATTCGAATCATAAAATCTTTAAACAAGGATGAATTACACAAACATCCAATTTCGATTCTACTGGATACACAAGGGCCAGAAATTCGAACTGGGGATGTACAAAATGACTTACACCTAAAGGTAGGAGAAACGTTTACATTTCATATCATACCTGGTATGGAAGCGGAAGCGCAGAGTGTTTTTGTAAACTACCGTGATATCGTAAAAGATTTAAAAGTAGGTGATAAGGTCACAGTTGATAACGGTTTGATTAACCTCGCTGTCCAAGAAATCAGAGAAAATGAACTAATTTGTACTGTGTTAGACGGCGGAAAACTAGGTTCCAGAAAACATATCAATTTACCTGGAATTCGAGTAAACATTCCTTCGATCACACCGAAGGACCAAAAGGATATTCTGTTTGGTTTAGAAGAGGATATTGATTTTGTGGCCCTTTCGTTTGTGCGATCAAAAGAAGATGTCTTGCAACTAAGAGAGATCATCGATGAAAAAAAACACCATGCACAAATCATAGCCAAAATTGAAGACCAAGAAGGTCTCAAAAACTTAGATGAGATCATCAAAACCTCTGATGGAATCATGGTAGCTCGTGGAGATTTGGGTGTTGAAATTGAAATTGAAGAACTCCCAATCGTACAACGACGGATTGTCAAACGATGCCAAGAAGAAGGGAAACGAGTGATCGTTGCCACTCACTTACTTGAATCAATGATCCACAATCCTTCTCCTACTAGAGCGGAAGTCACTGACGTTGCGAATGCAGTTTACGAGGAAGCTGATGCCATTATGCTTTCCGGGGAAACGGCAATGGGAAAATACCCGGTTCGTTGTGTTGAAATGTTGGATAAAATTGCACGTCGAATGGAAATGTCGATTAACTTAGGTCTTGCTGCACAAAGAAAACCTAAAGACCAAAAGGAAGAAATGGCAAGATCGGCCGCTAATTTAGCAGATTCGATGCAAGCTCATGCAATCATTGCCATCACTAGACGTGGAATCACTGCAAATAATTTGGCATCCTTTCACCCAAGGTATCCGATTGTTCACGCATTTACTAATATGACATCTGTTAGGCGAAAACTTTGGTTGACGCGCGGAGTTATTCCTTACCGAGTTGATTTTTCTTCTGATCCAGAAAAAACGATTAATTTAGCCATTCAAACTTTAGTGAATAATGGTTATTTGCAAACAGGAGAAAAGGTAGTGATTTTATCCGACATCATTGCCGGAGACGATCGAGTCGAAACGATTCAAGTCCGCGAAGTAAAGTAA